Proteins encoded within one genomic window of Festucalex cinctus isolate MCC-2025b chromosome 18, RoL_Fcin_1.0, whole genome shotgun sequence:
- the LOC144006117 gene encoding clathrin interactor 1-like produces the protein MLNMWKVRELVDKATNVVMNYSEIESKVREATNDDPWGPSGQLMGEIAKSTFMYEQFPEVMNMLWTRLLKDNKKNWRRVYKALLLLAYLIRNGSERVVTSAREHIYDLRSLENYHFMDENGKDQGINVRQKVKETVEFVQDDERLRDERKKAKKNKDKYIGVSSDSLGGGGSVKNSCELERSKWEEDWDKSRAAFPFSEKLGEIGEKIGSTIDDTISKFRKKERDDSPDRSSDNEEDRTSRNGRPEAREFKDEEETVTAQSSHISQATETTTTTTRKRGGPPANKSLDLGAAAHYTGDKSPDDDQVSGRRPSGGGLADLLVIDTSVNQSSAAGGISNDLICGFADFTSPAASASLPPSTAAPPANESAEFGDWSAFANPPTLSSSASSQPIGDLFGTPPPSNTVSKPASVPPSAELFDLMGGVSQPLALSGSQSLTFSSVAAPTVPTVPASRSQQSLGCMASRSPAGLKQKVGVGGQGSLGSTWSDPSVNISLDFLSAGINPAKSPATLNNIMQQQGAPPVHMLSNNFGGLDLNLGSTPTIGPLANPCVTLPPVPPSMTMGVGAPVRMGLGAGVHPAMMNPAKPDAFSNLGNFGL, from the exons ATGCTGAACATGTGGAAGGTTCGAGAGTTGGTGGACAAAGC TACCAACGTGGTCATGAACTACTCTGAAATCGAGTCCAAGGTGAGGGAAGCCACCAACGACGATCCGTGGGGGCCATCTGGCCAGCTGATGGGAGAAATTGCCAA GTCCACCTTCATGTACGAGCAGTTCCCAGAGGTGATGAACATGCTGTGGACCAGGCTGCTGAAAGACAACAAGAAGAATTGGAGGCGTGTCTACAAG GCGTTGCTACTGCTGGCCTACCTGATCAGGAACGGATCGGAACGAGTGGTGACCAGCGCACGAGAACACATCTACGACCTGAGATCGCTCGAGAACTACCACTTCATGG ACGAGAACGGCAAAGACCAAGGCATCAACGTGCGTCAGAAGGTGAAGGAGACGGTGGAGTTCGTCCAGGATGATGAGCGACTCCGGGACGAGCGAAAGAAAGCAAAGAAGAATAAGGACAAATACATCGGGGTCTCCTCGGACAGcttgggaggaggaggaagcgtGAAGAACT CATGTGAGCTGGAACGCAGCAAATGGGAGGAGGACTGGGACAAGAGTCGGGCGGCGTTCCCCTTCAGCGAGAAGCTCGGCGAGATCGGCGAGAAGATCGGCAGCACCATCGACGACACAATCAGCAAGTTCCGCAAGAAGGAACGAGACGACTCCCCGGACAGGagcag CGACAACGAGGAAGACAGGACATCCAGGAACGGTCGTCCGGAAGCTCGTGAATTCAAAGACGAGGAGGAAACTGTCACCGCCCAAAGTAGCCACATCAGTCAGGCTACCGAgactaccaccaccaccacacgcAAACGCGGTGGCCCCCCCGCTAACAAGTCTTTGGACCTCGGCGCCGCCGCCCACTATACCGGCGACAAAAGTCCCGATGACGACCAG GTGTCCGGCAGGCGGCCCTCCGGTGGGGGTCTTGCCGACCTGCTTGTGATTGACACGTCAGTCAATCAAAGCTCTGCTGCAG GGGGCATCTCCAACGACCTCATCTGTGGCTTCGCTGACTTCACATCTCCGGCGGCGTCGGCAAGCCTGCCCCCCTCCACCG CTGCACCACCGGCCAACGAGAGTGCAGAATTCGGAGACTGGAGCGCCTTCGCCAACCCCCCGACGTTGTcgagctccgcctcctcccagcCAATCGGAGACTTGTTTGGCACCCCGCCTCCTTCGAACACCGTCTCCAAGCCCGCTTCTGTCCCGCCCTCCGCTGAGCTGTTTGACCTGATGGGCGGGGTTAGCCAGCCGCTGGCCCTGAGCGGCTCGCAGAGTTTGACCTTCTCGTCCGTCGCCGCGCCGACTGTCCCGACCGTGCCGGCGTCGCGCTCCCAGCAG AGTCTGGGATGTATGGCATCCCGGTCGCCGGCCGGGCTCAAGCAGAAGGTCGGTGTTGGAGGTCAGGGGTCTTTAGGCTCCACCTGGTCCGACCCGTCGGTCAACATCAGCCTGGACTTCTTGTCGGCCGGCATCAACCCTGCAAAGTCGCCGGCCACACTCAACAACATCATGCAGCAGCAAG GCGCGCCTCCCGTCCACATGCTGTCCAACAACTTCGGAGGCCTCGACCTCAACCTCGGCTCCACGCCGACCATCGGACCTCTGGCCAATCCCTGCGTGACCTTGCCACCCGTGCCGCCGTCAATGACTATGGGCGTGGGCGCTCCGGTCAGGATGGGGCTCGGGGCGGGGGTGCACCCCGCCATGATGAACCCGGCAAAGCCAGATGCCTTTTCTAACTTGGGCAACTTTGGACTTTGA